A section of the Kribbella sp. HUAS MG21 genome encodes:
- a CDS encoding ABC transporter ATP-binding protein, which yields MTALEVEDLVMHFGPVRAVDGVTLRIGEGKVVALVGESGSGKSTVGRCIVRLLEPTAGTVRLAGADITHLSRRRLRPHRRDVSIVFQDPAGSLDPRLSVGDIVGEPLRLMRRKDIPAKVSEALRRVGLRPEVAQRAPHELSGGQRQRVSIARALISEPRLLVADEPTSALDVSVQASVLNLLADLQRDLGFACLFITHDLSAVEYLADEVAVMYLGQLVEQGPRARIFGNPAHPYTQALLSAAPVPDPARQRARRPVLLGDDLPSAIDPPPGCRFHTRCPVAVDTCRTVVPERRTIGEGGHEVACHLVNADGTGPDVRPTEGVST from the coding sequence ATGACCGCCTTGGAAGTCGAAGACCTGGTGATGCACTTCGGCCCGGTGCGGGCTGTGGACGGGGTCACGTTGCGGATCGGCGAAGGCAAGGTCGTCGCGCTGGTCGGCGAGAGCGGCTCCGGGAAGTCCACGGTCGGCCGGTGCATCGTCCGGCTGCTCGAACCGACTGCGGGCACCGTCCGGCTGGCAGGCGCCGACATCACGCACCTCAGCCGCCGCCGGCTGCGGCCGCATCGCCGCGACGTCTCGATCGTGTTCCAGGACCCGGCCGGTTCGCTCGACCCGCGGCTGTCGGTCGGCGACATCGTCGGCGAGCCGCTCCGGCTGATGCGCCGCAAGGACATCCCGGCGAAGGTGTCGGAGGCGCTGCGCCGCGTCGGCCTCCGTCCCGAGGTCGCGCAGCGGGCACCGCACGAGTTGTCCGGCGGTCAGCGGCAGCGGGTCAGCATCGCCCGCGCGCTGATCTCCGAGCCGCGGCTGCTGGTCGCGGACGAGCCGACGAGTGCGCTCGACGTGTCCGTGCAGGCGTCGGTGCTCAACCTGCTGGCCGATCTGCAGCGCGACCTCGGGTTCGCCTGCTTGTTCATCACCCACGACCTGTCCGCGGTCGAGTACCTCGCCGACGAGGTCGCGGTGATGTACCTCGGCCAGCTCGTCGAGCAAGGCCCGCGGGCGCGGATCTTCGGCAACCCGGCGCACCCGTACACGCAGGCGCTGCTGTCCGCGGCGCCCGTCCCCGATCCCGCCCGGCAGCGGGCCCGCCGGCCGGTCCTGCTCGGCGACGACCTGCCGTCGGCCATCGACCCGCCGCCCGGCTGCCGCTTCCACACCCGCTGCCCGGTGGCGGTGGACACATGCCGGACAGTCGTTCCGGAGCGGCGCACGATCGGCGAAGGTGGACACGAGGTCGCCTGCCACCTTGTCAACGCCGACGGCACCGGACCAGACGTGAGACCTACCGAAGGAGTCAGCACATGA
- a CDS encoding gamma-glutamyltransferase, producing MTFTTRPTLRGTFGMVSSTHWLASQSAMRILELGGNAFDAGAAAGFVLHVVEPHLNGPGGEVPAIIATADDPTPRVLCGQGVAPAGATIEHYRSLGLSLVPGSGPLAATVPGAVDAWLLLLRDHGTLPLSVVLEPAIDYARNGHPLVPRVADTIATVQQLFEEHWPTSAAVWLKDGRPVTGRFSNEAYAATLEKLVRAGQAAGADRQAQLERAREVWREGFVAEAIDRFSRLPHRDSSGGDHAGLITGDDMAAFRASWEDAATYDWNGYTVAKTGPWGQGPALLQSLAVLAALGDVDLDSADGVHATVEVMKLSYADREAWYGDGADVPLETLLSPTYAADRAKLVGSEASLELRPGSPEGRTPVLSSVAAGKETDATGDATTGEPTVSPVGETRGDTCHVDVVDQWGNMISATPSGGWLQSSPTIPELGFCLGSRAQMFWLEEGLPASLAPGRRPRTTLTPTLVLRDGEPVMACGSPGGDQQDQWQLLFLLRHLAAGMELQEAIDAPAWHTTGFPSSFYPRTTEPGGLVIESRVEKAVRDELVRRGHVVSESDPWSLGRLCAVRKETDGVLAAAANPRGMQGYAVGR from the coding sequence ATGACGTTCACCACCCGGCCAACGCTTCGTGGCACGTTCGGGATGGTCTCGTCCACGCATTGGCTGGCGTCGCAGTCCGCGATGCGGATCCTCGAGCTCGGCGGGAACGCGTTCGACGCGGGCGCCGCGGCCGGCTTCGTGCTGCACGTGGTCGAGCCGCACCTGAACGGTCCCGGCGGCGAGGTGCCGGCGATCATCGCGACCGCCGACGACCCGACACCGCGCGTGCTGTGCGGCCAGGGTGTCGCGCCCGCCGGTGCGACGATCGAGCACTACCGTTCGCTCGGGCTGTCGCTGGTCCCCGGCTCGGGTCCGCTGGCCGCGACGGTTCCGGGTGCCGTCGACGCGTGGCTGCTCCTGCTGCGCGATCACGGGACGCTGCCGTTGAGCGTCGTACTCGAGCCGGCTATCGACTACGCGCGGAACGGGCACCCGCTGGTGCCGCGGGTCGCCGACACCATCGCGACCGTGCAGCAGCTCTTCGAGGAGCACTGGCCGACGTCCGCCGCGGTCTGGCTCAAGGACGGGCGTCCGGTGACGGGCCGGTTCAGCAACGAGGCGTACGCCGCGACGCTCGAGAAGCTGGTTCGTGCGGGTCAGGCGGCCGGAGCGGATCGGCAGGCGCAGCTCGAGCGCGCGCGGGAGGTATGGCGCGAAGGATTCGTGGCCGAGGCGATCGACAGGTTCTCGCGGCTGCCGCACCGGGACTCCAGTGGCGGGGACCATGCCGGGCTGATCACCGGCGACGACATGGCTGCGTTCCGGGCGAGCTGGGAGGACGCGGCGACGTACGACTGGAACGGGTACACGGTCGCGAAGACCGGGCCCTGGGGACAAGGACCCGCGCTGCTGCAGTCGCTCGCCGTACTCGCGGCGCTCGGTGACGTCGACCTGGACAGCGCGGACGGGGTACATGCGACGGTCGAGGTGATGAAGCTGTCGTACGCCGACCGCGAGGCCTGGTACGGCGACGGTGCCGACGTGCCGCTGGAGACGTTGCTCTCCCCCACGTATGCCGCAGATCGGGCCAAGCTGGTCGGGTCGGAGGCGTCGCTGGAGCTGCGGCCGGGTAGTCCCGAGGGGCGTACACCGGTGCTGTCATCGGTTGCTGCCGGCAAGGAAACCGACGCGACCGGGGACGCGACGACCGGGGAGCCGACGGTGTCGCCGGTCGGCGAGACGCGTGGTGACACCTGTCACGTCGACGTGGTCGACCAGTGGGGCAACATGATCTCCGCGACGCCGAGCGGTGGCTGGTTGCAGTCGTCGCCGACGATTCCTGAGCTCGGGTTCTGCCTCGGGAGCCGGGCGCAGATGTTCTGGCTCGAGGAGGGACTGCCGGCGTCGCTGGCTCCCGGGCGGCGGCCGCGGACCACGTTGACGCCGACGCTGGTGCTGCGGGACGGGGAGCCGGTGATGGCTTGCGGTTCGCCTGGTGGTGATCAGCAGGACCAGTGGCAGTTGCTGTTCCTGCTGCGGCACCTCGCTGCTGGGATGGAGCTGCAGGAGGCGATCGACGCTCCCGCTTGGCACACGACTGGGTTCCCGTCGTCGTTCTACCCGCGGACGACGGAGCCGGGTGGGCTGGTGATCGAGAGCCGGGTCGAGAAGGCGGTCCGCGACGAGCTGGTCCGCCGGGGGCACGTCGTCAGCGAATCCGACCCGTGGAGCCTCGGCCGCCTGTGCGCCGTACGCAAGGAAACCGACGGCGTGCTGGCCGCCGCCGCCAACCCCCGCGGCATGCAGGGCTACGCCGTCGGCCGCTGA
- a CDS encoding ABC transporter permease codes for MRRYLLNRLWQSAVTLVLATIVVFAGVRALPGDPALALAGEDRDPESLRAIREQYGLDQSWLVQFWQFVSHAARGDLGESIRTGTPVRSMIASALPVTIELSVLAILIAGVIGVGAGVVAAVRRGRPAEWAANALALLGLSVPHFWLGLMAILYLSVALGLFPASGFVPFFTDPVANLHHLVLPAVILGTGLAAVIMRQTRSSMLDALSADYIRTAEAKGLPPKAVIGKHALRNSLIVVVTVVGLQLGALISGAVVTERIFALPGFGKLTVDAVFQRDYPVIQAVVLVTATAYIVINLLVDLLYSVIDPRIRVRGEA; via the coding sequence GTGAGGCGGTACCTGCTCAACCGGTTGTGGCAGTCGGCGGTGACGCTCGTCCTGGCGACGATCGTCGTGTTCGCCGGCGTGCGCGCGCTGCCAGGCGACCCGGCGCTGGCGCTGGCCGGTGAGGACCGGGACCCGGAGTCGCTGCGGGCGATCCGCGAGCAGTACGGGCTCGACCAGTCGTGGCTCGTGCAGTTCTGGCAGTTCGTCAGTCATGCGGCGCGCGGCGATCTCGGCGAGTCGATCCGGACCGGTACTCCGGTGCGGTCGATGATCGCGAGCGCGCTGCCGGTGACGATCGAGCTGTCCGTGCTCGCGATCCTGATCGCCGGCGTGATCGGAGTCGGCGCGGGTGTCGTGGCCGCAGTACGGCGGGGGCGCCCGGCCGAATGGGCCGCGAACGCGCTCGCGCTGCTCGGTCTCTCGGTCCCGCACTTCTGGCTCGGCCTGATGGCGATCCTCTACCTGTCCGTTGCCCTCGGCCTCTTCCCCGCCTCCGGCTTCGTCCCGTTCTTCACCGACCCGGTGGCGAACCTGCACCACTTGGTACTGCCGGCGGTGATCCTCGGCACCGGCCTCGCCGCGGTCATCATGCGGCAGACGAGGTCGTCGATGCTGGACGCACTGTCCGCCGACTACATCCGGACGGCGGAAGCGAAAGGTCTCCCGCCCAAGGCCGTCATCGGGAAGCATGCCCTGCGCAACAGTCTGATCGTCGTCGTCACGGTCGTCGGCCTGCAGCTCGGCGCGCTGATCTCCGGAGCGGTCGTGACCGAGCGGATCTTCGCGCTGCCCGGCTTCGGCAAGCTCACCGTCGACGCCGTCTTCCAGCGCGACTACCCGGTCATCCAGGCGGTCGTCCTCGTCACCGCGACGGCGTACATCGTGATCAACCTGCTGGTCGACCTGCTGTACTCCGTCATCGACCCGCGGATCCGCGTGCGAGGTGAGGCCTGA
- a CDS encoding ABC transporter ATP-binding protein, giving the protein MKPVLVMKDLSVTFRTEDGPLSAVDRVSLEVGDGEVLAVVGESGCGKSVTAMSIAGLLPRTATVTGSVELAGTELVGADKRTLRSIRGREVAYIFQEPMTSLNPVFTVGHQISEVLRTHVGLDRQAARTRAIELLKLVGIPSAERRVGDYPHQLSGGMRQRVMIAMAVACDPKVLIADEPTTALDVTIQAGILDVLRELRERLGTSIVLITHDLGVVADLADRVAVMYAGRVVETADVHELFGHPQHPYTNGLLGASPAAGRHAQSQRLNEIPGLVPVLTEQPDACTFADRCPRAIDICTSSQPELTAAAHRVACWNARVEAP; this is encoded by the coding sequence ATGAAACCCGTGCTGGTGATGAAAGACCTGTCCGTCACGTTCCGGACCGAGGACGGGCCGCTGTCCGCGGTCGACCGGGTCAGCCTCGAGGTCGGCGACGGCGAGGTGCTCGCGGTCGTCGGCGAGTCCGGGTGCGGCAAGAGCGTGACCGCGATGAGCATCGCCGGCCTGCTCCCCAGGACCGCGACCGTCACCGGGTCGGTCGAGCTCGCCGGCACCGAGCTCGTCGGCGCGGACAAGCGGACGCTGCGCTCGATCCGCGGCCGCGAGGTCGCGTACATCTTCCAGGAGCCGATGACCTCGCTGAACCCGGTCTTCACCGTCGGCCACCAGATCAGCGAGGTCCTTCGGACGCACGTCGGCCTCGACCGGCAGGCTGCCCGGACCCGCGCGATCGAGTTGCTCAAGCTCGTCGGGATCCCGTCCGCCGAACGCCGCGTCGGCGACTACCCGCACCAGCTGTCCGGCGGGATGCGGCAGCGGGTGATGATCGCGATGGCGGTCGCCTGCGACCCGAAGGTGCTGATCGCGGACGAGCCGACCACGGCCCTGGACGTGACGATCCAGGCCGGCATTCTCGACGTACTGCGGGAACTGCGCGAGCGGCTCGGCACCAGCATCGTGCTGATCACCCACGACCTCGGCGTGGTCGCCGACCTCGCCGACCGGGTGGCGGTGATGTACGCCGGCCGCGTCGTGGAGACGGCCGACGTACATGAGCTCTTCGGGCATCCGCAGCACCCGTACACGAACGGCCTGCTCGGTGCCTCGCCCGCCGCGGGCCGGCACGCACAGTCCCAGCGCCTGAACGAGATCCCGGGCCTCGTCCCCGTCCTCACCGAACAGCCCGACGCCTGCACGTTCGCCGACCGCTGCCCCCGAGCGATCGACATCTGTACGTCGTCCCAGCCCGAGCTCACCGCTGCCGCCCATCGCGTGGCCTGCTGGAACGCCCGAGTGGAGGCCCCATGA
- a CDS encoding M1 family metallopeptidase yields the protein MTHDRHSYAEPGLVRTTHLELDLALDFDAKVLSGSATHTLAWTGAGDRLVLDTRDLTVLEVEGQTADGWEPLEYSLAVPDPELGSALTIRTASHPRVKVSYRTAPTATGLQWLEPAMTAGGVMPFMFSQSQAIHARSWVPVQDTPSVRFSYAAHVTAPPELMVLMSADNGTTSRRTGSYDVVMPEPIPSYLLAIAAGDLVFEPLGDRSGVWAEPATVRQAATEFSDTEEMMRVTEALFGPYRWGRYDLLVLPPSFPYGGMENPRMTFATPTVVIGDKSLVSVIAHELAHSWSGNLVTQDSWDDIWLNEGFTSYVENRIVEAVYGTEFAVMETAIKQHATVVKLDPLTPAELAVELPGLHHRSEYHGTTSTGPLKGSWFLSWLEQRFTRDVFDPFLRGYFDRFAFRSINTDDFVEHLRAELIAPHPGVVTEAELAAWLYEPGIPGFAERAVSARFQVVDEARALWLKTGELPHGAEGWTTQEWLRFLDAAPDVLSPVLLQQLDRAFGLTGTANGEIARRWYQIVAASSYEAAYAEMAEFLTKVGRMKLVLPVYHALAGTDRAFATEVFTKARPGYHPITTAAVQKILGQ from the coding sequence TTGACGCACGATCGCCACTCCTACGCCGAGCCGGGCCTGGTACGGACCACCCACCTCGAGCTGGACCTCGCACTCGACTTCGACGCGAAGGTGCTGTCCGGCAGCGCCACGCACACCCTCGCCTGGACCGGCGCGGGGGACCGGCTCGTCCTGGACACCCGGGACCTGACGGTGCTGGAGGTCGAGGGGCAGACGGCCGACGGCTGGGAGCCGCTGGAGTACAGCCTCGCGGTTCCGGACCCGGAGCTCGGCTCCGCGTTGACGATCCGGACGGCGAGCCACCCGCGGGTGAAGGTGAGCTACCGGACCGCGCCGACCGCGACCGGCCTGCAGTGGCTGGAGCCGGCGATGACGGCCGGTGGCGTGATGCCGTTCATGTTCAGCCAGTCGCAGGCGATCCATGCCCGCAGCTGGGTGCCGGTGCAGGACACGCCGAGCGTCCGGTTCAGCTACGCCGCGCACGTCACGGCGCCGCCGGAGCTGATGGTGCTGATGAGTGCCGACAACGGTACGACGTCACGCCGTACGGGCTCGTACGACGTGGTGATGCCAGAGCCGATCCCGTCGTACCTGCTGGCGATCGCGGCGGGCGACCTGGTGTTCGAGCCGCTCGGCGACCGGTCGGGCGTGTGGGCCGAGCCGGCGACCGTGCGGCAGGCGGCGACCGAGTTCTCCGACACCGAGGAGATGATGCGGGTCACCGAGGCGCTGTTCGGCCCGTACCGCTGGGGCCGCTACGACCTGCTCGTGCTGCCGCCGTCGTTCCCGTACGGCGGCATGGAGAACCCGCGGATGACGTTCGCGACGCCGACCGTGGTGATCGGCGACAAGTCGCTGGTCAGCGTGATCGCGCACGAGCTCGCGCACAGCTGGTCCGGCAACCTGGTCACCCAGGACAGCTGGGACGACATCTGGCTCAACGAGGGCTTCACGTCGTACGTCGAGAACCGGATCGTCGAGGCCGTCTACGGGACCGAGTTCGCGGTGATGGAGACCGCGATCAAGCAGCACGCGACCGTGGTGAAGCTGGACCCGCTGACGCCGGCCGAGCTGGCGGTCGAGCTGCCCGGGCTGCACCACCGCTCCGAGTACCACGGGACGACGTCGACGGGGCCGCTCAAGGGGTCGTGGTTCCTGTCCTGGCTGGAGCAGCGGTTCACGCGGGACGTGTTCGACCCGTTCCTGCGGGGGTACTTCGACCGGTTCGCGTTCCGCAGCATCAACACCGACGACTTCGTGGAGCACCTGCGCGCGGAGCTGATCGCGCCGCACCCGGGCGTGGTGACCGAGGCGGAGCTGGCCGCGTGGCTGTACGAGCCGGGCATCCCCGGGTTCGCCGAGCGGGCGGTGTCGGCGCGGTTCCAGGTCGTGGACGAGGCGCGGGCCTTGTGGCTGAAGACGGGCGAGCTGCCGCACGGCGCGGAAGGGTGGACGACGCAGGAGTGGCTGCGCTTCCTGGACGCGGCGCCCGACGTCCTCAGCCCGGTGCTGCTGCAGCAGCTGGACCGCGCGTTCGGCCTCACCGGTACGGCGAACGGCGAGATCGCGCGCCGCTGGTACCAGATCGTTGCCGCGAGCAGCTACGAGGCGGCGTACGCGGAAATGGCCGAGTTCCTCACCAAGGTCGGCCGGATGAAGCTGGTCCTGCCCGTGTACCACGCCCTGGCCGGCACCGACCGGGCGTTCGCCACCGAGGTTTTCACCAAGGCCCGGCCCGGCTACCACCCGATCACCACGGCGGCGGTGCAGAAGATCCTCGGCCAGTAG
- a CDS encoding GNAT family N-acetyltransferase, with protein MSIRLIPLHDPDYRPLSRRIAWLAAERDGTPVGSAFLRLDGRRTHAHLAEFELNVHPAERRRAIGTLLLRAVVAGAREHDVRTVTTDVDVDSAGDRFLQHHGFAIGLTLIYARLDLSRSVAAVPEVPGYRLVSWEGVVPDELAQTFTDARAGMNDAPSGTITAGVDTWDVERSRHAARLIEQRGEHLLVVAAMDRSGRIAGFTEVVVPGDGKGDGQLYGTAVLPEHRGRGLALWMKAAQIHQTRQRFPDLAGLLTDTVDTNLAMRRTNDRLGYVPQYRTHRRKLDL; from the coding sequence TTGAGCATCCGACTGATCCCCCTGCACGATCCCGACTACCGGCCGCTCAGCCGGCGGATCGCCTGGCTCGCCGCGGAGCGCGACGGTACGCCGGTCGGTTCCGCGTTCCTGCGACTCGACGGCCGCCGGACGCACGCGCACCTGGCCGAGTTCGAACTGAACGTCCATCCCGCCGAGCGACGCCGCGCGATCGGGACGCTGCTGCTGCGCGCCGTCGTAGCCGGCGCGCGCGAGCACGACGTACGCACGGTGACCACCGATGTCGACGTGGACTCGGCGGGTGACCGCTTCCTGCAGCACCACGGGTTCGCGATCGGCCTCACGCTGATCTACGCGCGGCTCGACCTGTCGCGGTCCGTGGCTGCGGTGCCGGAGGTGCCCGGGTATCGGCTGGTGTCGTGGGAAGGCGTCGTACCGGACGAGCTCGCGCAGACGTTCACCGACGCGCGCGCCGGGATGAACGACGCGCCGTCCGGGACGATCACGGCCGGTGTGGACACCTGGGACGTGGAGCGGAGCCGGCACGCCGCACGGCTCATCGAGCAGCGCGGCGAGCACCTGCTGGTCGTCGCGGCGATGGACCGATCCGGGCGGATCGCCGGCTTCACCGAGGTCGTCGTACCGGGTGACGGGAAGGGCGACGGCCAGCTCTACGGAACCGCCGTCTTGCCCGAGCACCGCGGCCGCGGGCTCGCGCTGTGGATGAAGGCAGCGCAGATCCACCAGACCCGGCAGCGCTTCCCCGACCTCGCGGGCCTGCTCACCGACACCGTTGACACCAACCTGGCCATGCGCCGCACCAACGACCGCCTCGGCTACGTCCCGCAGTACCGCACCCACCGCCGCAAACTCGACCTATAG
- a CDS encoding TrmH family RNA methyltransferase → MSGIRVRSRKDLRHQRRRKSHSCWDQLLIAPLWPLYDVNLGTLLRTCDAVGACLAVPKLPWVPDALAKGNTLRRRSCVHWTGHDPVRWLIDQRARPDTTVIGVELADEAIRLADLPPARNRTIAVLGHERTGIPPEAVDQLDVVVEIPMIGTGASLNVAVAGSLVLYRLAGLL, encoded by the coding sequence ATGAGCGGGATCCGGGTGCGGAGCCGCAAGGACCTCCGGCACCAACGCCGCCGCAAGTCCCACTCGTGCTGGGACCAGCTGCTGATCGCGCCGCTCTGGCCGCTGTACGACGTCAACCTCGGGACACTGCTCCGGACGTGTGACGCCGTCGGGGCGTGTCTCGCCGTACCGAAGTTGCCCTGGGTGCCGGATGCGCTTGCCAAGGGCAACACGTTGCGGCGGCGGAGCTGTGTGCACTGGACCGGGCACGATCCGGTGCGCTGGCTGATCGACCAGCGGGCCAGACCGGACACGACCGTGATCGGGGTCGAGCTCGCCGACGAGGCGATCCGGCTGGCCGACCTGCCGCCGGCGCGGAACCGGACGATCGCGGTCCTCGGGCACGAGCGGACCGGGATCCCGCCGGAGGCGGTCGACCAGCTCGACGTCGTGGTCGAGATCCCGATGATCGGGACCGGCGCGAGCCTGAACGTGGCCGTCGCCGGGTCGCTCGTGCTGTATCGGCTCGCCGGGCTGCTATAG
- a CDS encoding ABC transporter permease, translating to MAVAEAAEAVPTAPLRSNSRRVVRRILRNPLALTGLAVLLIAVVLAVFANWLAPYEPTQNHLDRAFAAPGTPGHLLGTDDLGRDVLSRIMFGLRASLHVGVLAVAFSLVVGVPLGLIAGYFRTVDALISRLTDLVLAFPFLILAVGLAAIRGASLGNAAIAIGIAQIPGMIRIVRSETLRIKSLDFVAAAVVEGAGDAWVLGRHILPNALSAIIVQATVGIPAAILGEAVLSFLGLGIQPPAPSLGTMLADAQQFAARAPWAAVMPGVAIMLLTLAFNIVGDSLRDALDPKASRR from the coding sequence ATGGCTGTTGCCGAAGCTGCCGAAGCTGTACCGACGGCGCCGCTGCGCAGTAACAGTCGCCGGGTCGTACGCCGGATCCTGCGCAACCCGCTGGCCCTGACCGGACTCGCGGTGCTGCTGATCGCCGTCGTGCTCGCCGTCTTCGCGAACTGGCTCGCGCCGTACGAGCCGACCCAGAACCACCTGGACCGCGCGTTCGCGGCGCCCGGGACGCCCGGGCACCTGCTCGGCACCGACGACCTCGGCCGCGACGTGCTGTCCCGGATCATGTTCGGCCTCCGCGCATCGCTACACGTCGGCGTCCTCGCGGTCGCGTTCTCGCTGGTGGTCGGCGTACCGCTCGGGCTGATCGCCGGGTACTTCCGGACCGTCGACGCGTTGATCTCCCGGCTCACCGACCTGGTGCTGGCGTTCCCGTTCCTGATCCTCGCGGTCGGGCTGGCCGCGATCCGCGGCGCCAGCCTCGGCAACGCGGCGATCGCGATCGGCATCGCCCAGATCCCCGGCATGATCCGGATCGTCCGGTCCGAGACGCTGCGGATCAAGTCGCTCGACTTCGTCGCCGCCGCGGTCGTCGAGGGCGCCGGCGACGCCTGGGTGCTGGGCCGGCACATCCTCCCGAACGCGCTGTCCGCGATCATCGTCCAGGCAACCGTCGGGATCCCGGCCGCGATCCTCGGCGAGGCGGTGCTGTCGTTCCTCGGCCTCGGCATCCAGCCGCCGGCGCCGAGCCTCGGCACGATGCTCGCCGACGCCCAGCAGTTCGCGGCCCGGGCGCCGTGGGCCGCGGTGATGCCGGGCGTCGCGATCATGCTGCTGACATTGGCGTTCAACATCGTCGGCGACAGCCTCCGCGACGCCCTCGACCCGAAGGCGAGCCGCCGATGA
- a CDS encoding GntR family transcriptional regulator, whose translation MEQLNGEARRQEVARTIGADHVALREQVLAELRRRIVDGEYREGERLTETRLADDFGVSRNPVREALRVVEAEGFVQILPRRGAVVATLDETAVRDLFAVRQQLETLAAGLAAERATPAGIAMLRKLIEEANAATAAQDFDRVAELNSAFHRAVIEVSGNRWLHSISAAMYHHVHWVFRAGAAQRAPHSSEEHERLVDAIEAADAEAATTAAREHVEAAAKAALGQRPTA comes from the coding sequence GTGGAGCAGCTGAACGGCGAGGCTCGCAGGCAGGAGGTCGCGCGGACGATCGGCGCCGACCATGTCGCGCTGCGCGAGCAGGTCCTCGCGGAACTGCGGCGGCGGATCGTGGACGGCGAGTACCGTGAAGGCGAGCGGCTGACCGAGACCCGGCTCGCGGACGACTTCGGCGTCTCCCGGAACCCGGTCCGCGAGGCGCTGCGCGTGGTCGAGGCCGAAGGGTTCGTGCAGATCCTCCCGCGCCGCGGTGCGGTCGTCGCGACGCTCGACGAGACGGCCGTCCGCGACCTGTTCGCCGTACGGCAGCAACTCGAGACGCTCGCCGCCGGACTGGCCGCGGAACGCGCGACGCCTGCCGGGATCGCGATGCTGCGCAAGCTGATCGAGGAGGCGAACGCGGCGACGGCGGCGCAGGACTTCGACCGCGTCGCCGAGCTGAACAGCGCGTTTCACCGGGCCGTGATCGAGGTCAGCGGGAACCGCTGGCTGCACTCGATCTCGGCCGCGATGTACCACCACGTGCACTGGGTCTTCCGCGCCGGCGCCGCCCAGCGCGCCCCGCACTCGTCCGAGGAACACGAACGTCTGGTCGACGCCATCGAAGCAGCCGACGCCGAGGCCGCCACCACCGCCGCTCGCGAACACGTCGAGGCGGCGGCGAAAGCTGCTCTCGGTCAGCGGCCGACGGCGTAG